From Zalophus californianus isolate mZalCal1 chromosome 16, mZalCal1.pri.v2, whole genome shotgun sequence, one genomic window encodes:
- the IGFBP4 gene encoding insulin-like growth factor-binding protein 4 yields MPPLCLVAALLLAAGPGPSLGDEAIHCPPCSEEKLARCRPPVGCEELVREPGCGCCATCALGKGMPCGVYTPRCGSGLRCYPPRGVEKPLHTLMHGQGVCMELAEIEAIQESLQPSDKDEGDHPNNSFSPCSAHDRRCLQKHFAKIRDRSTSGGKMKVIGVPREEARPVPQGSCQSELHRALERLAASQSRTHEDFYIIPIPNCDRNGNFHPKQCHPALDGQRGKCWCVDRKTGVKLPGGLEPKGELDCHQLADSFRE; encoded by the exons ATGCCGCCCCTCTGCCTCGTGGCCGCGCTGCTGCTGGCCGCCGGGCCCGGGCCGAGCCTGGGCGACGAAGCCATCCACTGCCCGCCCTGCTCGGAGGAGAAGCTGGCGCGCTGCCGCCCCCCCGTGGGCTGCGAGGAGCTGGTGCGGGAGCCGGGCTGCGGCTGTTGCGCCACTTGTGCCCTGGGCAAAGGGATGCCCTGCGGGGTGTATACCCCTCGCTGCGGCTCCGGCTTGCGCTGCTACCCGCCCCGGGGGGTGGAGAAGCCGCTGCACACGCTGATGCACGGGCAAGGCGTGTGCATGGAGCTGGCGGAGATCGAGGCCATCCAGGAAAGCCTGCAGCCCTCTG ACAAGGATGAGGGTGACCACCCCAACAACAGCTTCAGTCCCTGCAGTGCCCATGACCGTAGGTGCCTGCAGAAGCACTTCGCCAAAATTCGAGACCGCAGCACCAGCGGGGGCAAGATGAAAGTCATCGGGGTGCCCCGGGAGGAAGCTCGGCCTGTG ccccagggctcCTGCCAGAGTGAGTTGCACCGGGCCCTGGAGCGGCTGGCCGCCTCACAGAGCCGCACCCACGAGGACTTCTACATCATCCCCATCCCCAACTGCGACCGAAATGGCAACTTCCACCCGAAGCAG TGTCATCCGGCCTTAGATGGGCAGCGCGGCAAGTGCTGGTGTGTGGACCGGAAGACAGGAGTGAAGCTTCCGGGGGGCCTGGAGCCAAAAGGGGAGCTGGACTGCCACCAGTTGGCTGACAGCTTCCGCGAGTGA